A genomic window from Silene latifolia isolate original U9 population chromosome 11, ASM4854445v1, whole genome shotgun sequence includes:
- the LOC141614206 gene encoding uncharacterized protein LOC141614206 — translation MFSVQFLDYCSQAIHLEVKDLSTGYKFYVTMVYAFNDVVERKALWSKLGAYNRNIKGPWVVCGDFNTVLAPSERLGGNTTFEEMDDFQQCVSECGLTDCVAIGSLFTWSNKQEPSSRVFSRLDRMLVNAEWLKDNNNAYAHFYTEGVFDHTPCVVQEHSNLTKPRRCFKYYNMWSHL, via the coding sequence ATGTTTAGTGTTCAGTTTTTGGATTATTGTTCTCAAGCTATTCATTTGGAGGTTAAAGATTTAAGCACTGGGTATAAGTTTTATGTTACCATGGTCTATGCCTTTAATGATGTTGTTGAAAGGAAGGCCTTATGGTCAAAGTTGGGTGCTTATAATAGGAATATTAAGGGGCCCTGGGTAGTGTGTGGTGATTTCAACACTGTTTTGGCTCCTTCTGAAAGGTTGGGTGGGAATACTACTTTTGAGGAAATGGATGATTTTCAACAGTGTGTGTCTGAATGTGGGCTTACTGATTGTGTTGCTATTGGTTCTTTATTTACTTGGAGCAACAAGCAAGAGCCTTCCTCAAGGGTTTTTAGCAGGCTTGATAGAATGTTGGTCAATGCTGAGTGGTTGAAAGATAATAACAATGCCTATGCCCATTTTTATACTGAGGGTGTGTTTGATCATACCCCTTGTGTAGTTCAGGAGCATAGTAATCTGACTAAACCAAGAAGATGTTTTAAGTACTATAACATGTGGAGTCATCTTTGA